The genomic DNA TTATTATCATTAATGTTAATACTATAATTTCCATCAAAGTCACTTGCAGAACCATAAGTTGTCCCTTTTATAAAAACAGCTACACCTGGTAGTTTATTTTTTTCATTATCGACAATCCTCCCTTTTAAAGTTCTTTCTTGCCCATAAGCTCTACCTATTGTTCCTATAAGAATAATTAGCAGCCCAAATATGGGAAGTAGTTTAGTTAATTTGTTAATTTTCATTTTAAAGTTTAGTTATATTATTTTTAAATAATGCTTTGTGGCGTCAAAGTTAATTTAAGGAATTTATATAAGTATAAGTAAAAAGTTATCTTTAGGTTACAGTAAAAAGTACTATTAAGACTAGTATGAATAAATAGTTAATTTCTACTTTACAACCTTTTTTTTATTTTTAGAAAGAATAACTTCGCCTTTTATTAAAAAAGAAAATGAAAAATGTAATTATTATTTTTAACTGTTACTGTGTTTAAAAACAAAGCAATAAATAGTCCAAAACCCAAATTAATTATAGATATTTTATTAGATCAAATGAGTTATGATTATTTAACTCTGTTTTATTATAAATATTTAGAAAATGGATTTAAAAGACTTTTAAATAATGAATTTTCATTAGAAAGCGCACATTATAATTACCCCAACTTCTACTGCTGTTGATCATTCTTCAATTTACCCAGATACAACACCTGTAAATAATGGTATAATTAATAATGATTGGTACTATAAGTATTTATTGTATAGATGGCGAAAATTATAGAACGATTGGTAATATGAAAAAAAAGTCTCCATATAGATTACTTACAACAACAGTAGCAGATCAATTACGATTAGCAAAAAACAAGAAAAATAAAACGATTGGAAAAGTACTTAAAGATCGTTCTACAATTTTAGCTGCATTCCATACAGCTAATCGTATATACTGGTTTGACGGTCGAGAAAATGGTACTTGGTTTACATCATCCTATTATACTGGTAAATCACCTCAATGTGTAAATTTTTTTAATTATTCTAAAATAATTGAAAACTATTTAAGTAAACCTTGGAAAACTTTATATGACATCAATACATATACAAGAAGTATTTCAGATGATAATGAATCTGAAAAACCTTTTAAAGGAGAAGAAATATCTGTTTTTCCAGATGTCATATCTAATCTGCGTAATCAAAATGATAATTTCAGTATTATTGCATCAACACCTTCAGTAAATTTATTTACAAATGATTTTGCTAAAGCTGCTATTATTGGTGAAAAATTAGCTACTCTTCCACCGATTAAAGGACATCAATTTGGTTTAGCATCAAAAAAAATTGAAGACACCTATTTACATTTAGATAAAGATTTAGCCGATTTATTTTCTTTTTTAGATAATCAAGTAGGTGAGGGTAATTATACTTTATTTTTAACTAACGATCATGGTGCTGTTCATGTGCCATACTATTTACAAACACTTAAAATACCTGCGGATTATTTTAATGAATATGGTTTTGAAACCTATTTAAATAATGTTTCTCAAAAACATTTTAATTCAAATGAATTGATTGAAAATGTTTTTAAATTTAATGTAAGTTTAAATCATAAAAAAATTGAAAGTTTAAAATTAGATGTTAACATTGTGTCTCGAAAACTTGCTAACGAAGCAATCAAATACAAAAGGATTTACAAAGCTGCTACTGCAAGAACCTTACAGACAACAACATTTACAAATAGAATTTTAAATACATTAAAAAACAGATATAGTCAAAAAATTTCTAGACATATTTTATTAATACGCAATTCATCTATAATAAGTAGAGGACATCACATGATTCTGGATACTGTTAAGATAAACATATTCCAATTATTTTTTACGGAAACGAAATTAAAAAAGGTAGTTCAAAAAAGAAATATGAAATTATTTATATAACTACAATAGTTTATAATTATTACAAATAGAATTCCCTAACGATAATACTAGTAGAATCGTCGAAAAAGTTTTAGAATAGCTTTAATATATAAATCCTAATTAAATTAACTACAATGAATCTTATATTTTTTAAAAACATTAAATCTGTAAAATTATACCTATTTACTATATCAATTATATTTATACAAAATTGTACAGATTATAAAAAAGAAGAAAAACCTACATATACATTAGCAGAAACAATTTATGTAGATCGTTTAGAGGATAATAGTTATTTATTAAAGTTACAGAAAAACACGTCTTATAAAATATTTATTGGAGACAATATTTCATCGATAGACTGGAATAAGTCCTATGATTTATCTCAAAATAACAACGAGTTAAAAATAGAAAACCCAAATAAAGGTAAACGGTTATATTTTGCTGCAGTTAATACAATTGATACACTTTATTTTTCTGAAAGAGAAATAGATATGGAAAATTCCGTAAATTTCAGAGATTTAGGAGGTATTGAAACTAAAGATGGAAAACATGTGAAATGGGGAATGATTTATCGTTCAGGAGAATTAGATAAACTTACAGAAGAAGATTTAGATTATATGAAAGAGTTAAAAATAAAAACTATTTGTGATCTTAGATCAAATATAGAAATTGAAGAAAAACCAGACATGTACCCCAAAGGAGTAAATTGGACTCATTTACCAATAGGTAATCTTGATAAAGGGAATACTAAAAAAATGTTTAAAAAGTTACGAGAAGCAGATCCACTAACTTTTAACGGAGAAAAGTTAATGGAAGATTTGTCTGGGGATTTTTTTATTTCTAGTAAAGATAAATTTAAAACTCTTTTTGACAACTTATTATCCGATAAAACACCTCTATTATTCCATTGTACTGCAGGAAAAGATAGAACAGGTTATTCTTCTGCTTTAATTTTATTTGCTTTAGGAGTTAATGAAAAAACAATTTTTGATGAGTACTTATTGTCAAATCATTTTAGGTACGATAGTAATGAAGATATGCTTAAAAAAGCAACTAAATTTTATGGTATAGATGAACGTATATTAAGACCATTAATGTCAGTAAAAGAATCATATTTACGAAAAGGTATTGAGAATATTAAATCCCAATACGGGTCTATGCAAAATTATTTAGAAAAAGGAATCGGTTTAGACTCAATTTCTCAAGTTAAATTGAAAGAAAAATTTTTGTACTAATAATTCTAAGTATCAATTTAGAAAGTACAAATACTTGATTAAAGACAAACTCCCTGCTCGACCAGAACAACTATAGGTATGCGATATTACCTAAATTAAACAGATAATGGTCATAATTATTTCGCAATTATTACAGATGCATATTCTAAGCAAATTATAGGCTATAAACTCGATAACAAATGGAAGACATCGCATTGTAAAGAAGCCCTTTAAAGAGCTATTAAAAACAGGAAATATCCTGATAAAAAACGTATACATCATTCCGACGGAGGTTTTCAGTGTTGCAATCCAAAATATACCGAATTTGCTGAACACATTAATAGAACTTTCCCTAAACTAACTATTTTAGATAGAAAAAAAGTTCAAATTATTTTATACAAAAGACCAAATTCGTAAAAAGATGGTAGCTCATTTTTATGAATTTAAATACTCTTTTATTGTAGATAGCATGTCTTTGGAAGTCTGTAAATTATCAAGAGCATCTCGAAGTAAAATATGAAGAGAATCAATTGAAAACAGTCCTAATAGAAGCTATTGCGCAAGTCAGTCTATACCATATTTTCGTTAATAAATACAAATGGAAGAACGAAGGTACAGCTATATTTACTGGAGATCCTATCCCTGAATTCAGGGATAGGAAAAATATACTGTTTTCAGGGATTGATAAGTACATTATTTAGCTATATGTTTACAACATCAAAAAGACATTTAGTTTGCATTTCTAATGCGACCCCTAAAAATTAAATGATTCAAAAACCCAAGCCTTTGCTTGGGTTTTTTGTTTCTTTGTAAAAAAATACAAATAGTGAATTATTTATCAGTAGAAAATATCTCTAAATCTTACGGAGAACGCATTTTGTTTGAAGACATTTCTTTCGGAATTAGCAAAGATCAAAAAGTTGCTTTCGTTGCAAAAAACGGAAGTGGAAAAACATCTATCTTAAACATTATTGCCGGTTTAGATGTTCCAGATTCTGGGCAAGTTGTAAGTAGGAAAGGAATTTCTATTGCTTACTTGGCTCAAAAGGATGACATCAATCCAGATTTAACTATTGAAGAAACCATTTTTGCTACTGATAATAAAATTCTTTCTATTGTAAATCAATATGAAAAAGCTTTAAAAAACCTTGATGATGGTGATGCTTATCAAGCTGCATT from Polaribacter sp. ALD11 includes the following:
- a CDS encoding alkaline phosphatase family protein, encoding MKKKSPYRLLTTTVADQLRLAKNKKNKTIGKVLKDRSTILAAFHTANRIYWFDGRENGTWFTSSYYTGKSPQCVNFFNYSKIIENYLSKPWKTLYDINTYTRSISDDNESEKPFKGEEISVFPDVISNLRNQNDNFSIIASTPSVNLFTNDFAKAAIIGEKLATLPPIKGHQFGLASKKIEDTYLHLDKDLADLFSFLDNQVGEGNYTLFLTNDHGAVHVPYYLQTLKIPADYFNEYGFETYLNNVSQKHFNSNELIENVFKFNVSLNHKKIESLKLDVNIVSRKLANEAIKYKRIYKAATARTLQTTTFTNRILNTLKNRYSQKISRHILLIRNSSIISRGHHMILDTVKINIFQLFFTETKLKKVVQKRNMKLFI
- a CDS encoding tyrosine-protein phosphatase, with the translated sequence MNLIFFKNIKSVKLYLFTISIIFIQNCTDYKKEEKPTYTLAETIYVDRLEDNSYLLKLQKNTSYKIFIGDNISSIDWNKSYDLSQNNNELKIENPNKGKRLYFAAVNTIDTLYFSEREIDMENSVNFRDLGGIETKDGKHVKWGMIYRSGELDKLTEEDLDYMKELKIKTICDLRSNIEIEEKPDMYPKGVNWTHLPIGNLDKGNTKKMFKKLREADPLTFNGEKLMEDLSGDFFISSKDKFKTLFDNLLSDKTPLLFHCTAGKDRTGYSSALILFALGVNEKTIFDEYLLSNHFRYDSNEDMLKKATKFYGIDERILRPLMSVKESYLRKGIENIKSQYGSMQNYLEKGIGLDSISQVKLKEKFLY